GCTGCCCAGGGCGTCCACGCAGGGGGCGTAGCGGGGGTCGCGGATGAGTTCGGCGGCGTTCTGCGGGACGATCAGGAACCCGGCGCGGCGGGCGCGGGCGTGCGCGGCGAGGCGGCACACCCACGCGACCATCTCGGCGCGGGCGGCGGGCCGGTCCGGGTGCCCCTCGTAGGCGTCGATCAGGTCCAGGTACGCGCCGTGGAAGCCCTGGTCGATCACGCGGTCCAGTTCCCGCAGCGTCAGCGCCTGCCAGTCGGCGTCCCAGTAGGCCACGTCGTAGTTGCCGGGCCAGTCGGGCTGTTCCGCCAGGAGCCACGCGGGGGTGCCTGGGCGCCAGCCGGGCTGCCAGTACGGGCGGTACGCCTCGGCCGCGCCGACGCTCAGGTAGCCCAGCAGGACGTGCGTGCGGGCGGCCTGCGCGACCTCCGGGGCGGGCCAGGGGCGGGCGTCGTCGTCCAGGGTATCCACGACGACCACGTCGAACGCCGAGGCGGCCACGCGCGTCAGGCGGTCGGTGCCGTACCCGGTCAGCTGGTAGCCCCAGGTGCGGGCGGCGGTCAGCGGCATCGGGGCGGGCGTGGCAGGTGTCCCGGTTGCGGGTGGGTTCTGTCCGGCCTGCGTGGGCGGGGCGGCGCAGGCGGACAGCAGGAGCAGCGCGGGCCACAGGTGCGCCGGGAGCGTCATGCCGGGACCGTGCCCGGGGCCGGGTGGGCGTCCGGGTTCAGCAGGGCGCTCAGGGCGTCCGTGAAGGTATGGCGCAACTGGAAGCCGCTGGCGTGCAGGCGGTCCAGGCTGGCCTGCTGCCAGGGCACGTCGCCGCTGCGGGGACTGCCGGGGGCGTCCTCCAGGACCTCGCCGTCGTAGTCGAGCTGCGCGGCGAGGCCGGTCACGATGTCGCGCACGGGCCGGGCCTCCCCGCTGCCGACGTTCACGGCGCCGCCCAGCGCCCCCTGCGGGAGGACCGTCAGGGCGTGGGTGACGGCGCGGGCGACGTCGCGGGCGTCCACGAAGTCCCGGTACGCGCCCAGCGGCCCGAAGCGCACGCTGCGCTGCCCGGCAGCCCGCGCGGCCCGCAGGGTGGCGGCGGCGCGGCCCGGCAGGGTTCCCTCGCCCAGCCCGGCGCCCAGCGGGTTCGTGAGGCGCAGCGCGGCCGCCTGCACCCGCCCGGCCCGCGTGGCCTCCTCGATCAGGGCGGTGCCCGCCAGTTTGCTGCCCCCGTAGGGGCTGAGGGGCCGGGCGGGGTCGTCCTCGCGGCTGGCGTGCCCGTGCGGGGTGCGGCCGTACTCGGCAGCGGAGGACAGGTGTACCAGGGGCAGTCCGGCGCGTGCGGCGGCCCCCAGCGCCTGCGCGACGAGCAGCACGTTCGCGCGGGTCAGGTCCGGGAGCGTGCCGGCAGTGAGGCCCGCCGCGTTCACGATGGCCTGCGCGCCGCGCGTCAGGCTATCCCAGGTGGCCTCCGGGGCGTCCGTCAGCGCCGCGCCGGACGCCACATGGACGGTCCATCCCTCGGCGCGCAGCTGCGCCGCGACGTGACGGCCCAGGAAGCCGCTCGCCCCGATCAGGAGGGCAGTGCGGGGGGTGGGGGATTCGGTCATGCACAACCTCCGAACTGGGAGAGGCGGGCCGGGCAGGGGTGTGAAAAATCATACACCTACCCGGCCCGCTGATCCCACCGTCAGCAGCGCAGCTCGGTCACGCCCGCGTACCCGCCCACGAACAGCGCCACCCGCAGCTCATGGATGAAATTCGCCAGCCACGCTTCGGCGGCGTCGGCGCTGTGCAGGGCGGGTTCCAGCAGCGGGCGGGCCACCGCGACCATCCCGGCGCCCAGGCACAGGGCGCGCGCGGCGTCCAGGCCGGTGCGGACGCCGCCCGACGCGATCAGCGGCACGCCCGGCGCGGCCAGTCGCGCGTCCCGCAGCGCCTGCGCGGTCGGCACACCCAGGTCGCACAGGTCCGGCGTGCGGACCTCCCCGTGATGCACGAGCTGCTCCACGCGCGCCCAGCTCGTGCCGCCCGCGCCCGCCACGTCCAGCGCCGCGAAGCCCAGCGGGGCCGCCAGCGCCGCCGACGCGGCGTCCAGCCCGTGCCCGACCTCCTTCAGGATCACCGGGAAGTCCAGCGCCGGGATCAGCTCGGCCAGCCGGTCGCGCAGGCCCGCCCAGCGGGTATCCCCGCCCGGCTGCAGCGCCTCCTGTAGCGGATTGACGTGAATGGCCAGCGCGTCCGCCCCGACCTCCCGCACCGCGCGCCGCGCCTCCTCCGGGCCGTAGCCCAGCAGGAACTGCGCGCCGCCCAGATTCCCGACCAGGGGAATGTCCGGCGCGACGTCCCGCACCTGAAAGGACGCGGCGGCCTCCGGGCGTTCCAGCATCACGCGCTGCGAGCCCAGCATCATGCCGATCCCCAGCCGCTGCGCCGCCACGGCGAGGTTACGGTTGATGCGCCCCGCCGCCTCGGCCCCGCCGGTCATCGCGCCGATCAGGACCGGCGCGGCCAGCGGGCGGCCCAGGAAGGTGGTGCGCAGGTCCACGTCCTCCAGGTTGCGCTCGGGCAGCGCCCGGTACGGCCACGCCACGTCCTCCAGGCCGGTCGTCTGCCGCGCGTACTGACTGTCGGGCCGCAGGCACGCCTCGATGTGCCGCAGTTTGCGGGTCTGGATGGCGGACGGTTCGGGCGTGCTCACGCCGCCCAGCGTACCCGGCGCCCGGCGTGCGGGACTGTCGCGCGGCACGCCGAGCGCACAGGTGTTGACAGATCCCGAAACGGGAGATACTATTCCTGAGCACTGAACGCGGCAACGCGAAGAAAGAGCGAAAAGAAGAACCAGAGTAACGCAGGGTAGAGCAGTCTGGTAGCTCGTCGGGCTCATAACCCGGAGGTCGCAGGTTCAAATCCTGTCCCTGCAACCAAACACCCCCACTTCGGTGGGGGTTTCTTCTGTTGTGCCCCCCACGCGGGACGGCCGCCCCGGGAACGAACGCGCCGCGTGTGGCGTACTGAGACGCGTGAGTCTCGCGTTCCTGATCTTCCTCGTCGCGTGGGTGATCGGCATGATCGGCACCTTCGTGCCCGCCCTGCCCGCCACCGCCATCATCTTCATCGGCAGTGTCGCCGCCACCCTGATCGACGGCTTCCAGCCCTGGCCGGACCTGCCGTTCCTGATCACCTTCGGGGTCATCACGGTCCTGATCGGCATGATCGACAACGTCGCCTCCGCCTGGGGCGCCCGCAAGTACGGCGGCAGCAAACAGGCCGTGTGGGGCGCCATCATCGGCGGGATCGTGGGCATCCTGCCGATCATTCCGTTCGGCCTGATCGTCGGGCC
This region of Deinococcus sp. JMULE3 genomic DNA includes:
- a CDS encoding MJ1477/TM1410 family putative glycoside hydrolase, whose translation is MTLPAHLWPALLLLSACAAPPTQAGQNPPATGTPATPAPMPLTAARTWGYQLTGYGTDRLTRVAASAFDVVVVDTLDDDARPWPAPEVAQAARTHVLLGYLSVGAAEAYRPYWQPGWRPGTPAWLLAEQPDWPGNYDVAYWDADWQALTLRELDRVIDQGFHGAYLDLIDAYEGHPDRPAARAEMVAWVCRLAAHARARRAGFLIVPQNAAELIRDPRYAPCVDALGSEETFVYAMNQPTEAARRDTLLADYALWKAAGKPVFTVDYADQPDLTTRTYAQARAQGLIPYVTVREADRLTPGQ
- a CDS encoding NAD(P)-dependent oxidoreductase, whose protein sequence is MTESPTPRTALLIGASGFLGRHVAAQLRAEGWTVHVASGAALTDAPEATWDSLTRGAQAIVNAAGLTAGTLPDLTRANVLLVAQALGAAARAGLPLVHLSSAAEYGRTPHGHASREDDPARPLSPYGGSKLAGTALIEEATRAGRVQAAALRLTNPLGAGLGEGTLPGRAAATLRAARAAGQRSVRFGPLGAYRDFVDARDVARAVTHALTVLPQGALGGAVNVGSGEARPVRDIVTGLAAQLDYDGEVLEDAPGSPRSGDVPWQQASLDRLHASGFQLRHTFTDALSALLNPDAHPAPGTVPA
- the fni gene encoding type 2 isopentenyl-diphosphate Delta-isomerase, which translates into the protein MSTPEPSAIQTRKLRHIEACLRPDSQYARQTTGLEDVAWPYRALPERNLEDVDLRTTFLGRPLAAPVLIGAMTGGAEAAGRINRNLAVAAQRLGIGMMLGSQRVMLERPEAAASFQVRDVAPDIPLVGNLGGAQFLLGYGPEEARRAVREVGADALAIHVNPLQEALQPGGDTRWAGLRDRLAELIPALDFPVILKEVGHGLDAASAALAAPLGFAALDVAGAGGTSWARVEQLVHHGEVRTPDLCDLGVPTAQALRDARLAAPGVPLIASGGVRTGLDAARALCLGAGMVAVARPLLEPALHSADAAEAWLANFIHELRVALFVGGYAGVTELRC
- a CDS encoding DUF456 family protein, translated to MSLAFLIFLVAWVIGMIGTFVPALPATAIIFIGSVAATLIDGFQPWPDLPFLITFGVITVLIGMIDNVASAWGARKYGGSKQAVWGAIIGGIVGILPIIPFGLIVGPLLGALTAELLIVRKAPMDALRSAWGTLIGLLAGIAAKVVLHLLIGLYELWRLWDPAQSVF